A region of the Candidatus Hydrogenedentota bacterium genome:
CAGCGAATTGATAGCTTGGCGTTATGGTCGCGCTTGAGATGGACTGGCCGGTGTCGGCGTCGCGGACTTGGAATCTAAGGTAGATCGGGTCCAGGCGCTGAAAGCGAAGAGTCGATCCCTGACGGGCGATGTTGTGGTCGCGCTTGAAATGGACTGTCCGCTGTCGGCGTCGCGGACTTGGAATTGAAGATAGATTGGGTCCAGGCGCTGAAAGCGAAGAGTCGATCGCTGACGGGCGATGTTGTGGTCTATGTCGGATCGATAGTAGTACGCATTCGGCGCGATGTATTCGCCGATGTCACCGCTGACAATCGCGAAATTGTAGGCGAAGTCGCCTGCGTGGTCGAGCCGGACGACGCCCTTGCCATTGGTGCGCGTGTATGTGATGGGTATATACCCTCCGTAGCCCGTGCGGGTACGTGCGCGCAGGTCGATGCCGATGTTGAGTTCCGCTTCGGGGATGTAGAGTCCGTCCTGATCTACGACGGTCAACTCTACCGATTCGCCCACCTTAAGACGGACGGGCCACTTTACATCCTTCCCCGCAAAGAGCGCGACGCCTTTTCCGTAGCTCCAGTTGTCCGCAGGGTCGGTGGCTTTGAGTTGGCCATCGTAGTCCGGGGCGAACCATGTGTCGTAGGCATACAAATTCCCGACGCCGCCGGGTTGGGCTGCTGGGCCGCCTTCGGGGTATTCGTTCCAGCAGTAGAAGTCGGACACCGCCCACGCGTGGGCGGGCGGCATGAGGACGTAACGGTAGAGTCCATAGCCCCGGGATTTGGCGTCGTCGGACTCGCGCCCCCGTTGGAAGGGGATGGTGAAGTGTCCAACGGCGTCGGTCTTTCCGATTTCGCCATAGCGGATGTAGCCACGATCGAGGCCGACTTCGTAAACCGGGATATCGGTCGCGGGTGTGTCGTCGGGCAGGTTGGCTTCGATGGTGATGCGCACGGCGGGTGGTGCGGCGGGGTCCACGGGGGGAATGGGCGCGGGCTCTGGTGCTTGCGTGGCGGCGAAAAGGCTGACGATGAATCCGAGTGCCATGTGGAACATAAGTTTACCCCTGTCGTGTGGCGTGCCTGGGAGATACCATAGCGCTGGTGTGCAGCGAGCTTCAAGGGTGAAATCCGAGTTTTACCAAGATGTGAGCAACCAGCGTAGGTCCCTAAAGACGACGCCTGATGCCACCCGCACGCGGGCCGCCTTGGGCGGTCGGTAGCTTGCGGGTGACGAGACTCAAGTGAGCAGAGAAACCTTCGGTACAAATCAGGAATTTTGCGTCTCAGCCAATGAGTTTCAATCGAGTTCCGATCCGCGATGTTACACACGTAAACTTAGTCGCTGTCGCTCCTGCGTGTACGGGTGGCACCCGAGGTAATCGTTTGATTGTTTGGCACTACTGAAAAACGCGGGACGGTCCCGAACGCACAGCGGGCTTCCCCATGGTGGGGAACTACTGTTTGGTTGCATGCGTTGCGCCCTTTCACGTGCCCTTGCGTTCAGGACGGTCCCGTCCGTTTGCATGCCCCACAGATCCCATGGTGTAATAACCCATGCCCCACGATGTCCCGCCCCTATCCCGATTGAAGTACTGCGCCCGCTACTGCGAGGAGAACATATGGCACCTCGCCCAGGATCCGGCCTTCGCCGATTGCGAGCGTGTGGTCGCGATCATCTCCAACGCCGAGGCGGCCTGTCTTTTCTGGGACCAGCGGATGTGCGACGTGCCGGACTATCCCGTGTGGTGGGATTACCACGTGATCCTTTTCGTGAAGGAGGGTGCCTGGCGTGTCTACGACCTCGACACGGCGCTGCCGTTTCCCGTCGATGCGGCGACCTATCTTCGCCGGACCTTTCGCTTTCAGGAGCGAATGCCCGAAGTCATCCGCCCGCGCTTCCTGCTTTTCGACGGCGATGTCTACGTGCGAAGCTTCTCGTCGGATCGCTCTCACATGCGCGATGGGGATGGCGCCTGGTATGCGCCGCCGCCCGACTGGCCGCCGATCATCCAGGGGCGACCGGAGGGCTTTACCTCGTTCATCGAAGGGCAATTGCGGGCGGGAGGGCACGTGGGACTTGATGAAGTGATTGTTTGCTTCACGTTGAACGACCACGACGCGAACTGAGAGCTTGTGAGGGAACTGACCACCGGGAGCACGGACTTTCCAGTCCGTGATTCTCGTGCGACTCTGTCGCACGGCACGCGGGTAGGAAAACCCGCGCTCCCGTTTGGCTACCGCCTTGATTGAAAAATCCACAGCCTCTGAGCTTTGCGCTATTTCTTCTCCGCGATCCGATACAGGTGCGTTTTGGTGCGGAGCAGCAGGGAATCCTCGGCGACGGCGGGTGATGCCCAGATTTCGCCGTCGAGCTGATTGCTTGCGAGCTCCTTGTACTCCCGGCCCGGCGCGATGATGGTCGTGGTCCCTTTTTTGTTCGAGAGGTAGATCCGGTCGGCGGTGGCCAGAAGCGAAGCGCTGTATTTGACCTTCATCGGCACCGACCAGACCACGTTGCCCGTGGCGGCCTCCAGGCACTTCAGCACGCCCGGATCGCTCATGGTGTAGAGGAGATCGCCGACGAGCACGGGAGACGATTCGTGGGGCACGTCCTCGGTCATTTTCCAGACCACGTGGGTATCGGTTACGTCGCCCTCGCCGCCCTCACGAATGGCCCAGAGCTCCGTGCCGCCGGGAGGGCCTCCGGTGTTTACAAAAAGGATTCCATCGCCCTGGACGATGCGGGAGATCGTGCTGTCGTCCTTGTAGCGCACGCGCCAGATCTCTTCGCCGGTTCGGGGATTGTGTCCAGTGACCAGGAGGGCGCCATTGCTCACGAGTTGCGTCATCCCGTCTATTTCCAGGAGCACGGGGGTCTGGTAGGACTTCATGTATACGCCCTGGATGCCGGTGTAGAGGTCCTTCGGGCGTTCATACATCCAGGCCGTCTCGCCGGTCTTTTTGTCCAGCGCGGCCATGAACTGCTTGTCGACGCCTTCGACGGTGATGATGACCCGATCTTCGAAGAGTACGGGCGACGATGCGGGGCCCTGCATGTGGTCGCAATTCAGGTCGGTGCGCCGCCAGAGGACTTCGCCGGACTGGGTGTCGATAGCGGCGGTGCCAAAGGTTCCATAGTGTACGTATGCCCGGCCCGACTCGATGACGGCGGAAGGCGTGGCATAGGAATTCAGCGGGTTAATGCGCTGGGGCTCCGCGATTTCAAACACGGGGACGTCGTGAAGCACCGCGCCGGAGTTCAAGTCGACGCACACCGCATAAAGCACTGTGCCGTCTTCCTTCGCCGTCGTCAGCCAGACCTGATCGCCCAGCACCACCGGCGTGGAGAGGCCGAGGTCATGAATGGACGTTTTCCAAGCGATGTTTTCCGTCTCCGACCAATGGAGGGGCAGCGCGGCGGCGTCGGTGTGTCCATCGGCCGTTGGTCCGCGCCAGTCCGGCCAGTCGGCGTGGGACAGGGCGGCGCACAGGCAAGTCGCGGCGGCAAGGATAGCGGTAAGGGGACGCATAGGAATCTCTCTCCGGATCAACGATGGACGATGCACAATCCTCGGCGCCCCGTGAATCTAGGGAAACGACGATATCGCAATATATTCGTACTCCGCGCGCGCATAGTCAAGTTAAGTCAACCATGGAAGTCGCGGCGGCATGGAGAAAACACGGAGAGGGAAAGAGTCGCGGTGCGAAAGTACACAAGCGTGGAGGGGATGGATTGTGTAATAAATGGTCGGGGTGGTAGGATTCGAACCTACGGCCCCCTGCTCCCAAAGCAGGTGCGCTAACCGGACTGCGCTACACCCCGACGAAGTGTGGCGCGGAGTATAGCACAGGATATCGGCGCGCTCCAATATTTCGCAGGGCCGGATTGTCAGGTCGCTTCTGCGGCGTTCATGTTTTGAGGAGGTGCGGTGCGCGCCAGGTTATATTCGGTTCTGAATCTCCAG
Encoded here:
- a CDS encoding PQQ-binding-like beta-propeller repeat protein — protein: MRPLTAILAAATCLCAALSHADWPDWRGPTADGHTDAAALPLHWSETENIAWKTSIHDLGLSTPVVLGDQVWLTTAKEDGTVLYAVCVDLNSGAVLHDVPVFEIAEPQRINPLNSYATPSAVIESGRAYVHYGTFGTAAIDTQSGEVLWRRTDLNCDHMQGPASSPVLFEDRVIITVEGVDKQFMAALDKKTGETAWMYERPKDLYTGIQGVYMKSYQTPVLLEIDGMTQLVSNGALLVTGHNPRTGEEIWRVRYKDDSTISRIVQGDGILFVNTGGPPGGTELWAIREGGEGDVTDTHVVWKMTEDVPHESSPVLVGDLLYTMSDPGVLKCLEAATGNVVWSVPMKVKYSASLLATADRIYLSNKKGTTTIIAPGREYKELASNQLDGEIWASPAVAEDSLLLRTKTHLYRIAEKK